The Microbacterium sp. SORGH_AS_0862 genome has a segment encoding these proteins:
- a CDS encoding alpha/beta fold hydrolase, translating to MVVREDAAWQDRSLGDVDWQVFPPDAVRDAVAAPSGSLARVSLGPADGPRVLLVPGVTGSKEDFVLVMPLLAAAGYRVESYDLAGQYESAAAGPENLVPPRRHYDYPLFVDDMIAVLETGSAPVHVLGYSFAGLVAQLALVARPDLFATLALVTCPPATGQVFRGVKRIGRLSDAAGPRAGAGLMLWGIRNNLNRVPPGRLRFVRERFALTRRSSVTDIVGLMMAMPDVTAAVASLDLPKLVATGTHDLWPESEYRDYASRIGARAVVYDTGHSPSETVPHQLSRDLRHLYESASGRRE from the coding sequence ATGGTCGTGCGTGAGGATGCTGCCTGGCAGGACCGATCTCTCGGCGACGTGGACTGGCAGGTGTTCCCGCCGGATGCCGTGCGCGACGCCGTCGCCGCGCCGTCGGGGTCGTTGGCCCGCGTCTCGCTCGGCCCCGCGGACGGCCCCAGGGTGCTGCTCGTTCCCGGGGTGACCGGGTCGAAGGAGGACTTCGTGCTGGTCATGCCGCTGCTCGCCGCAGCCGGCTACCGCGTCGAGTCCTACGATCTGGCGGGTCAGTACGAATCCGCTGCGGCGGGGCCGGAGAATCTCGTGCCGCCCCGGCGGCACTACGACTACCCGCTGTTCGTGGACGACATGATCGCGGTGCTCGAGACCGGATCCGCCCCCGTGCACGTGCTGGGGTACAGCTTCGCCGGCCTCGTCGCCCAGCTTGCGCTCGTCGCGCGCCCCGACCTGTTCGCGACCCTCGCGCTCGTGACCTGCCCGCCGGCCACGGGACAGGTCTTCCGCGGCGTCAAGCGCATCGGACGCCTCTCGGACGCGGCGGGGCCGCGCGCGGGCGCCGGCCTGATGCTGTGGGGGATCCGCAACAACCTCAACCGCGTGCCGCCGGGACGACTCCGTTTCGTGCGCGAGCGGTTCGCATTGACCCGCCGCTCGAGCGTGACCGACATCGTGGGCCTCATGATGGCGATGCCGGATGTCACGGCCGCCGTCGCAAGCCTCGATCTGCCCAAGCTCGTCGCCACCGGCACGCACGACCTGTGGCCCGAGTCCGAGTACCGCGACTACGCGTCGCGGATCGGCGCGCGGGCCGTCGTCTACGACACCGGCCATTCTCCGAGCGAGACGGTGCCCCACCAACTGAGCAGGGATCT
- the efeB gene encoding iron uptake transporter deferrochelatase/peroxidase subunit yields MSEQQSAAQPAEPAEVPSGLSRRGLLGLLGAGAAGLAIGGAGGTAVATTVAGAASAADADGVHAFFGEHQAGITTEVQDHLHFAAFDLDDDLTRDDLVSLLQDWSYAASRMTQGLDVSASGAVGGSPQAPPDDTGEALGLPASSLTITFGFGPGLFERDGVDRFGIADRRPDLLTVLPRFVGDDLDPLNSDGDLCIQACADDPQVAVHAIRNLSRIAFGRARIRWAQLGFGRTSKTSAAQTTPRNLFGFKDGTANILATDTAALAEHVWVGDEGPAWLAGGSYLVARRIRQTIETWDRLRLMEQERTIGRDKREGAPLSGGDEFTAPDFSATDASGTARIDRASHVSLAHPDNNGGVRILRRGYNFVDGNDGRGALEAGLFFLSYQRSPEQFITLQKALARDLLTEYLRHVGSGIWAVPGGVREGSFVGAELFA; encoded by the coding sequence GTGAGCGAGCAGCAGTCCGCCGCCCAGCCGGCTGAGCCCGCCGAAGTGCCGTCCGGGCTCAGTCGGCGGGGTCTGCTCGGCCTGCTCGGCGCCGGTGCCGCCGGCCTCGCCATCGGCGGGGCCGGCGGCACCGCGGTCGCCACAACGGTCGCGGGCGCCGCATCCGCCGCTGACGCCGACGGCGTCCACGCGTTCTTCGGCGAACATCAGGCGGGGATCACCACTGAAGTGCAGGATCACCTGCACTTCGCCGCCTTCGATCTCGACGACGATCTGACACGCGACGACCTCGTCTCGCTCCTGCAGGACTGGTCGTATGCCGCCTCGCGCATGACGCAGGGGCTCGATGTCAGCGCGTCGGGGGCGGTGGGCGGTTCGCCTCAGGCGCCGCCGGACGACACGGGAGAGGCGCTCGGTCTGCCCGCGAGCTCGCTCACCATCACGTTCGGATTCGGGCCCGGGCTGTTCGAGCGCGACGGCGTCGATCGCTTCGGGATCGCCGATCGTCGCCCCGATCTGCTGACGGTGCTGCCGCGCTTCGTCGGCGACGACCTCGACCCGCTGAACTCCGACGGCGACCTGTGCATCCAGGCCTGTGCCGACGATCCGCAAGTGGCCGTCCACGCCATCCGGAACCTCAGCCGCATCGCGTTCGGTCGCGCCCGCATCCGCTGGGCGCAGCTCGGCTTCGGCCGCACGTCGAAGACGAGCGCGGCGCAGACCACGCCTCGCAACCTGTTCGGCTTCAAGGACGGCACGGCCAACATCCTCGCCACCGACACCGCGGCGCTCGCGGAGCACGTGTGGGTCGGGGATGAGGGCCCCGCCTGGCTCGCCGGAGGCAGCTATCTGGTCGCACGCCGCATCCGGCAGACGATCGAGACCTGGGACCGGCTTCGGCTCATGGAGCAGGAGCGCACGATCGGGCGCGACAAGCGCGAGGGTGCCCCGCTGTCGGGAGGGGACGAGTTCACCGCGCCGGACTTCTCCGCGACGGATGCGTCCGGCACCGCCCGCATCGACCGTGCCTCGCATGTCAGCCTGGCCCACCCCGACAACAACGGCGGCGTGCGCATCCTGCGTCGCGGCTACAACTTCGTCGACGGCAACGACGGGCGCGGCGCGCTGGAGGCGGGTCTGTTCTTCCTCTCCTACCAGCGCTCGCCCGAGCAGTTCATCACGCTGCAGAAGGCGCTCGCGCGGGATCTCCTCACGGAGTACCTGCGCCACGTCGGCTCGGGCATCTGGGCTGTGCCCGGGGGTGTCCGAGAGGGATCGTTCGTAGGAGCCGAGCTCTTCGCCTGA
- the efeO gene encoding iron uptake system protein EfeO, whose protein sequence is MTAPRLIGGAAALVITSLALAGCVAKADVAASDALTVTASDSACDLPTATATSGTLAFDVTNTGSEVSEFYLLAEDGLRIVGEVENIAPGASRTLTVVAQPGNYFTLCKPGMVGDGVGRAGFTVTGETIAASGDDAEQKQQAVSLYAAFVKDQVEQLVPAVAAFTAAYAAGDDETARTSFPQVRSYYERIEPVAESLGDLDPKIDYREVDAVAEGLDWTGFHRIEKDLWVPAQDALNADGATPAWQDWTPSTPEQRTEHADQLVADVAQLNDYVHSDEFVSALDAQGIAGISNGAIALLDEVANGKISGEEDWWSGTDLYDFAANVEGSKMAYSLVRDFAESKGADGQKLVTAIDKGYADLEAQLATYGSADTSFVAYSTLTEADKRTLTDLINALAEPLSRLTVTVLS, encoded by the coding sequence CCCGTCTGATCGGCGGCGCCGCAGCGCTCGTCATCACCTCGCTCGCGCTCGCCGGATGCGTCGCCAAGGCCGACGTGGCCGCATCCGACGCCCTCACCGTCACGGCGAGCGACTCCGCATGCGATCTGCCCACGGCGACCGCCACGAGCGGCACCCTGGCCTTCGACGTCACGAACACGGGCTCGGAGGTCAGCGAGTTCTACCTGCTCGCCGAGGACGGCCTCCGTATCGTCGGCGAGGTCGAGAACATCGCTCCGGGCGCCTCGCGCACCCTGACGGTGGTCGCGCAGCCCGGCAACTACTTCACGCTCTGCAAGCCCGGCATGGTCGGTGACGGCGTCGGGCGGGCGGGCTTCACGGTCACCGGCGAGACGATCGCCGCGTCCGGTGACGACGCGGAGCAGAAGCAGCAGGCGGTCTCCCTGTACGCCGCGTTCGTGAAGGACCAGGTCGAGCAGCTCGTCCCCGCGGTCGCCGCCTTCACCGCCGCCTACGCCGCCGGCGACGACGAGACCGCCCGCACCTCCTTCCCGCAGGTGCGCTCCTATTACGAGCGCATCGAGCCGGTCGCCGAGTCCCTGGGCGATCTCGACCCCAAGATCGACTACCGCGAGGTGGATGCGGTCGCGGAGGGTCTCGACTGGACGGGATTCCACCGCATCGAGAAGGACCTCTGGGTCCCCGCTCAGGACGCGCTCAACGCCGATGGCGCGACCCCTGCCTGGCAGGACTGGACGCCGTCCACGCCCGAGCAGCGTACGGAGCACGCCGACCAGCTCGTCGCGGATGTGGCGCAGCTCAACGACTACGTCCACTCCGACGAGTTCGTGAGCGCGCTGGACGCGCAGGGCATCGCGGGCATCTCGAACGGTGCCATCGCGCTGCTCGACGAGGTCGCCAACGGCAAGATCTCCGGCGAAGAGGACTGGTGGAGCGGCACCGACCTCTACGACTTCGCCGCCAACGTCGAGGGCTCCAAGATGGCCTACTCGCTCGTCCGCGACTTCGCCGAGAGCAAGGGCGCGGACGGGCAGAAGCTCGTGACCGCCATTGACAAGGGATACGCCGATCTCGAGGCTCAGCTGGCCACGTACGGCAGCGCGGACACGTCGTTCGTCGCGTACTCGACGCTGACCGAGGCCGACAAGCGCACCCTGACCGATCTGATCAACGCGCTCGCAGAGCCGCTGTCGCGTCTGACGGTGACCGTCCTCTCGTGA